From the genome of Cytobacillus firmus, one region includes:
- the motB gene encoding flagellar motor protein MotB: MSRRKKKQHHEEHVDESWLLPYADLLTLLLALFIVLFAMSSVDAQKFQKLSKAFNDVFSGGTGVFEFPSPMPEGQMQSTDALSEEPSKDLEEVAALDELEKEKLKQAADQEELAELQQRVNAFIENQNLADKLETSLTTEGLLVSIRDNVLFGSGSAEVREQDLKMAGEIAGLLIMDPPRNIIISGHTDNVPIRNSNFESNWELSVMRAVNFMKIILKNDQLDPKWFSAKGFGEFQPVAGNDTKEGRAKNRRVEILILPRTGNQP, encoded by the coding sequence GCATCATGAGGAACATGTAGATGAATCCTGGCTATTGCCGTATGCTGATTTATTAACTCTGCTTCTCGCCCTGTTCATTGTTCTCTTTGCCATGAGTTCAGTGGATGCCCAGAAATTTCAGAAGCTGTCAAAGGCATTCAATGATGTCTTTTCAGGGGGAACGGGCGTCTTTGAATTCCCAAGTCCAATGCCGGAAGGACAAATGCAATCCACGGATGCTTTGTCTGAAGAGCCAAGCAAGGATCTCGAGGAAGTGGCAGCGCTGGATGAATTGGAAAAAGAAAAATTGAAGCAGGCTGCCGATCAGGAAGAACTGGCAGAGCTGCAGCAAAGAGTCAATGCCTTTATTGAAAATCAAAACCTGGCTGACAAACTGGAAACCTCCTTAACCACGGAAGGATTGCTCGTGTCTATCAGAGACAATGTCCTGTTCGGCTCAGGAAGTGCAGAGGTCCGTGAGCAGGATTTAAAAATGGCTGGTGAAATTGCCGGGCTTCTCATCATGGACCCGCCAAGAAATATCATCATCAGCGGCCATACAGACAATGTCCCGATCCGCAATTCGAACTTCGAGTCCAATTGGGAGCTCAGTGTCATGCGGGCGGTCAACTTTATGAAAATCATCCTGAAAAATGATCAGCTGGACCCGAAATGGTTCAGTGCCAAAGGCTTTGGGGAATTCCAGCCGGTTGCCGGAAATGACACGAAAGAAGGCAGGGCGAAGAACAGACGGGTAGAGATTTTAATATTGCCAAGAACGGGGAATCAGCCATAG